One Cytophagia bacterium CHB2 genomic window carries:
- a CDS encoding restriction endonuclease: MKSDLPNSSQFSPVQTPLPDLLRLIEASQPNRQQIQQNIAAKFFATSKDALDLANNTVLAMSEYGLLDKPRGDPTYAALTPTGVQMLMLANEGNAEEMYAVFARHILLNLRGLEVLACIEDLIAANRRPTKQLIVKELRSRGIYHPPNGTHANGMRQWLAQAGVVENWTPRRARIEFLLHGISTDDVERYSTLTPEQRAFARAFARLNEDEALSNRVAAYATRLFGVEFPEGGLPQSTLFALRDAGLIECEKTTTGQGAKPYVVRPTEKLRNEFLEPILAATEESVGIQYRRLIRMPFAEILQGLDNESRHLKGMALEALAFYLGRLLMLDFVQWRVRSSQTGGAEIDVIMEGKNLVFSRWQIQCKNTAQATLDDVAKEVGVAQVIKTNVILIVTTGRIGRAAREFAERVMRETNLYIALLEGNTLRQLRSA; this comes from the coding sequence ATGAAATCGGATTTACCAAATTCAAGCCAATTTTCTCCTGTCCAGACACCTTTGCCTGATCTGCTACGGCTCATTGAGGCCTCCCAACCCAATAGGCAGCAGATTCAGCAAAACATAGCCGCCAAATTTTTCGCTACCAGCAAGGATGCCCTTGATCTGGCTAACAACACGGTCCTGGCAATGTCGGAGTATGGATTGCTTGACAAGCCGCGCGGTGATCCCACGTATGCCGCCTTGACCCCCACTGGCGTGCAGATGCTGATGCTGGCTAACGAGGGAAATGCTGAAGAAATGTACGCCGTTTTTGCCAGACATATCCTGTTGAACTTGCGCGGTTTGGAAGTGCTCGCGTGTATTGAAGACTTAATTGCGGCTAATCGTCGACCAACGAAGCAACTGATCGTTAAGGAGTTGCGTTCACGGGGTATATACCATCCACCAAACGGAACGCACGCTAACGGCATGCGCCAGTGGCTGGCGCAGGCGGGTGTCGTTGAAAATTGGACGCCTCGGCGAGCCAGAATTGAATTTCTCCTCCACGGTATTTCAACAGATGATGTTGAGCGTTATTCCACTTTAACGCCGGAGCAGCGAGCCTTTGCCCGTGCGTTCGCGCGGTTGAACGAAGACGAAGCCCTATCTAATAGAGTAGCCGCCTATGCGACGCGGTTATTCGGAGTTGAGTTTCCGGAGGGTGGCTTGCCACAATCGACCCTTTTTGCTTTGCGAGATGCGGGGTTGATCGAATGCGAAAAGACTACCACGGGACAAGGTGCGAAGCCATACGTTGTTCGGCCAACTGAAAAGTTGAGGAATGAATTCTTGGAGCCAATTTTGGCGGCTACCGAAGAATCTGTCGGCATCCAGTACCGCAGATTGATCAGGATGCCTTTTGCGGAAATTTTGCAGGGATTGGATAACGAATCCAGGCATCTTAAGGGGATGGCGTTAGAAGCATTGGCTTTTTATCTAGGACGATTGCTGATGCTCGATTTCGTTCAATGGCGCGTACGAAGCAGTCAGACCGGCGGAGCGGAAATAGACGTCATTATGGAAGGCAAAAATCTGGTTTTCAGCCGGTGGCAAATACAATGCAAAAACACTGCTCAGGCCACCCTTGACGACGTCGCCAAGGAAGTAGGTGTGGCCCAAGTTATCAAAACCAACGTCATTTTAATCGTAACGACAGGGCGAATCGGCCGCGCTGCCCGCGAATTTGCTGAACGGGTGATGCGTGAAACCAACCTTTACATTGCCTTATTGGAAGGTAACACCCTGCGCCAACTGCGAAGCGC
- a CDS encoding site-specific DNA-methyltransferase — protein MNSTVSLKLQTLYGRIFQGDSLEFMSHALDENSIDLIITSPPFALLRKKDYGNEAQEDYVAWFKEFGKEFYRILKPTGSLVIDIGGSWIPGQPTRSLYHFELLIMLCRELGFHLAQEFYWWNPSKLPTPAEWVNVRRVRVKDAVNSIYWLSKTPWPRASNRRVLTPYSNSMKELLANGYRPKRRPSGHDISNKFQRDNDGAIPPNLIAAPNTESNSYYLRYCREKGLKPHPARFPAKLPEYFIRMLTDVDDHVFDPFAGSCIAGEVAERLQRRWTCCEIEEEYILGALGRFTPEGWRSATAEADQPSAYESGNPAVRWYGVENGAERLPDDGGRSRPQTNGQHASESAVEIDE, from the coding sequence ACCGTGAGTCTTAAACTTCAAACACTCTACGGGCGTATCTTCCAGGGGGATTCGCTGGAATTCATGAGCCACGCGCTCGATGAAAATTCAATCGATCTGATTATTACCAGCCCGCCATTTGCCTTGCTCAGAAAGAAGGATTACGGCAATGAAGCGCAGGAGGATTACGTTGCTTGGTTCAAGGAATTTGGCAAGGAATTTTATCGAATTCTGAAACCGACCGGTTCTCTGGTAATCGACATCGGTGGTTCCTGGATTCCCGGCCAGCCAACACGCAGTTTATACCACTTTGAGCTACTCATCATGCTCTGCCGTGAATTGGGATTTCATCTGGCTCAGGAGTTTTATTGGTGGAACCCTTCCAAGTTACCGACTCCGGCTGAATGGGTGAACGTGCGTCGGGTGAGGGTCAAAGATGCAGTCAATAGCATTTATTGGCTTTCGAAGACTCCCTGGCCGCGAGCGAGCAATCGCCGTGTGCTAACGCCTTACAGCAATTCAATGAAGGAACTATTGGCAAACGGGTATCGCCCCAAGCGTCGTCCTAGTGGTCACGACATCAGCAACAAGTTTCAAAGAGACAATGACGGAGCTATTCCACCCAACTTGATCGCCGCACCCAACACGGAGAGCAATTCTTACTATTTGCGCTATTGTCGCGAAAAGGGTCTCAAGCCTCATCCGGCCCGATTCCCTGCAAAGCTGCCCGAATACTTCATTCGGATGTTGACCGACGTTGACGACCACGTTTTTGATCCGTTTGCCGGCAGTTGTATAGCGGGTGAAGTCGCGGAGCGGCTGCAACGCCGCTGGACGTGTTGTGAAATAGAGGAAGAATACATTCTTGGGGCATTGGGTCGGTTTACGCCTGAAGGCTGGCGGTCGGCCACTGCGGAAGCGGATCAACCCAGCGCGTACGAGAGCGGAAATCCGGCCGTTCGCTGGTATGGTGTTGAAAACGGCGCGGAGCGCCTGCCTGATGATGGGGGACGCAGCCGTCCACAGACAAATGGGCAACACGCAAGTGAATCGGCGGTCGAGATTGATGAATAA